A window of Hordeum vulgare subsp. vulgare chromosome 5H, MorexV3_pseudomolecules_assembly, whole genome shotgun sequence genomic DNA:
ACAACCCAATTGCATGCCGTCACCCTCTGACCGGTGAGATCACCGAAGTAGCAGCCACCTGCATTGCTTTTGACCTCCCTGTAACAGACGCGCGCAGACTTGCAGTCTGCTTACCGTTCACAATAACAAACTCCAAGCATTTTTGTGACACACTTTGAGGCAAAAACAAATGTACACAGGTAAAACAGCGCTGACACGTGACAAGGGAAGGCGTCAAAGACGTAAAGCCGACGGCTAAACAAAGCGAGCGCAAAGCCGTCCGTGGTCGGAGCAGTACGTAATTCTGAACCCGAACCGTCGCCGACATATTTCGAATCGCCGCAGGCAGCCTGCGGGCGGAGCGGAGGCGATTCCCGGGAACAAACCGATCGTATCGGCAGGCAAAACAAAAGCAGGTGAGGATCGAAAGAAAGCGAAAGACAAGATTACAAGGGGGGCAGTAAAGAAAGCGgatcgaggaggaagaggaagaagaaagagcgtAGCGTACATCGGCCAGCCAAAGGCCAAAGCGGCGGCACGTAGAAGAAGGCAGCGGCGAGCGAATCACGAGGAAAGCAAGCCGAGAGCCCGAGAGATAGAGATGTAGAGAAGAGAGCAGGAGCAGCCAACCACCCCTATCTCTTTGCTTTCGTTGCTTCGTTTGGACTTTGGCACTACGTACTACGTACTCTGCTCTGCTAAACTGACTTTGGCCGCGACTGGACTGACCCCAAAGAGAAAATGAAAAACAAGTGACGCAGCGACCTActggtgtgtgtgtgggtgcgTTACGTGGCGGCGGTGGACTTGGCATGCATGTCGCGGCTGCACGCTCTGGGCTCTGGCCTTGGAGCGAAAAAGCCGTCCTATTTAAGCACGCCCGGCCGCCGCACTCTGACCGCCCGCTCACACACGCActcgctcgctctctctctctctctcggtgccaCACAGGCGGGCGAGTGACACGGCTCATCATCTACACCGAGGGAGGCcgttggtgctgctgctgctgcgccatggAGACAGCGCAGGAAAGAGAGCTGCTGCAGCTGCAGCTGCAGGGCTGGCCTTTCCACGCCATGCCGCCCAGCTTCGACGCCGGCAGCGCctacagcggcagcggcagcagcaTGAGCAGCGACTCCTTCCTGCTCGGATGGGAGCCGCCGTTCGGCGGCTGCTTCGGCCTCGCCGACGCGCAGCTCCACGACCTCTTCCCCCTCTGTACGTGCGCGCGCCCGCCGGCATCATCATGCCTGTGCAGTGCTCTGTTTTCCCTCTTCGGCGGCGCCGGCAGGGGACTGAATTCGCCGTTTCTTGGCCTGCAGGCATGGAGCCGCTTCCGTTGTCGCCGGCCGCGACGTCCACGGCGGCGGACTTCCCGGCCGAGCGAGAGCAGCAGGTCCCGGCGCCGGCGGCAATGCCCAACGGGGAGCTCGGCGACCTTCTGCTGGTACCACGAAGCAACCTATCCGTAATCCTTATCTTTCGCGTCCGGATTAACTTCCTTGCGAGATTTCCTCGGCCGTGTTAAAAACCGTCGCTTTCTCTCATTGTTTCCTCTCGGCAGAATTTCTGGGACGCCGGTGACGCGAGAGAGCAGCCGGTCGCAATCAATTCGGGCTGCGTGGCACCGCAGCAGGAGAAGAGCAGCCAGAGCAGCGCTGCCACGGCAACAAACTCTTTCCTCTGTAAGTAACaatcctctccctccctccctcggaATCCATTGATCGACTTCAGCATTCGCTAGGCCTGCTGTGTTTCTTCTCTAGGGTCTCTGCTCCGGTCCTTGGCGCATCACCAAGGAGGCAAGGACAAAACACAAAGTCGTAGAGTTCGCATTTAACAATGCAGCCTGTCAATGCCATGCGTTCAAAAACGCCATGTGGGCCCGTGGGCGGGTGGGGCCCGCCGGGAATTAGCAGCACCTAATTGTCATGACCTGATGACCCTATGATTTGCCCATGGTCGCTTGGTATAGTAGATTATAGTACTGCCCCGGTAGGATTGCACCATAAttataatatatatttttttgagagagaaccatgtagaCTTGTTAGTAGTACTAGAACGTAGTAGAGACAGGCGCTTCTTTTCAAGTAAAGACAGATCTGGGTGTTACATGTTTAGATGGTACTCTAGCAAAGATTCTAATCTTGTGCAGGACTACTCCTGCCAAAGTCGCACCTTTTACGTGATCGCTTCATTATTTTCAAGGCACATCGGGCAGGCATGTAACTGAATGATTAATTTGGTTGATGATCACTGCCGCagatgatgaggacgatctcctgggctccattttCTCCAAGAGGCCCACCTTGGCAGAAGAAGCACCCGTGTTCCTCACCCCGGCGGaggccgagcccctccccagcgcctcctcctcctccagctgcCACGCGGGCCCACCTGCCTGCCGGGCCCGGGCGCAGGACACCACCACCAGGCCAAGTGGCGCACGGGCCCCACCGCCTCTCCCTCGCTGCTCCTCGTCGTCGTTGAAACGGGCGACACCAGAAGGTGCTCTCTCGGCGTCGACGCGACATGCCTCACAGTCGCATCCACCCACTCTCCGGAGCTGTCTGATTCTGGCCGTCTAATCACCACCGAGTAATTAACCTTGACTGGCGTTGTGTCTGGCAGCAGCATCGGAGTCGACGGAGGCGGAGAGCGGCGGGAAGCGGCGGAAGGCGTCGTCGGGGAGCGTGGTGTGCCCGTTCGCCGTGCTGAAGCCGGACGGCCTCGACGGCGGCGCGACGCTGGCGGACATCAACGCGCGCATCCTCATGCGGCCGGCGCGGCCCGTGCGGCACCCCGTCGGCGAGTACGCGTGCGCGCCGCGCGTGCTGGCGGCCGACGCGCCCGGcatctccggcagggccgtctcgGGGTTCACGAGGCTGCACACCCCCGGCCGCGGCACCATCACCATCATGAGGACGCGAGGCTGCTAGCGCGCGCACCATCATTGCGAGCCCCGTCTGCTGTCTGTGCCTCATGGACGTCCATGGACGATGATGATATGATATAATGCACCATGTAGAGTAGATTAGCCCGGCTCAATCAGTGCTACGTGCATTGCATGGCTAGCTAGGTAGACGCCCCATGGCTGGCTACTCCAGTAGGAGTAGCGCTTCCGGGTTCCAATGCCGTGTAATTACATGCTCGATTATTACATAAGGAGTGAGGTGAATGAATAAAATCCTTCCATTTTCTTCTCCGGATCTCGTTTTTTCATCCTTGTTTCCTTGTTTCTCTCGGATGCTCTGATAGTGATAGCGAAGGTTTCCTTGGATCGTCCGTAGCCGTAGCAAAGAACAAGAGAGCCGGCTGGTGGCCCCCGTCCTTGTGCTCCTGGTAGCCAAGCAGCTTGTGTTACGGCCCCGAAAAGCTGAAAGCAACTGCCTTTCCTTTTGTCTGCAAGGCGTGGGCCCGCTCGAGCTGCCTCCATGGCTCTTTGCATGagatttgtttttcttttctttttgtcctAAAAGAATGGACTTGACTTGAGCACACATTGTTAATTACTCAGTGCAAAGCCGTCCTCTGGAATGGCTTCTTTTTATGCAGTAGTACGTAAAACACGGTCCGGCAAAGGGAATATACGAAGGGATAAAGACGGTAGTATAGCAGGGGCATGGTAAAAACCACCATCCAAAGCGATACCAGCAGGGTAAAAATGTTTAGGAACACAAAGAAAGACGAgtttggccctgtttggatcccgGTGCTAGAGCTAGTTTGAGCTAGTTGGAGCTGAACTAACCCTCAAAGCATCCAAACACATGTGCTAGTTTGGTTTAGATGGAAACTAACCCACCTAAAAAAACTATCCCTGAGATGatgtgctaattggagctagttgtgGTGGACCCataaaaaaaaactttttttagCCACACCGAATCCCTCCTCCCGCATCTTATCTCCTcccatctctccctctcctcccgcaCCCACTTGTCACCACcgccggccgcgctcgccccTGCAGGCCGCCGCAGCCCGCCCCGGCCCCCGCTCACCACCAACGCCGCCACGTCCTCCTCCCGTATCCACTCGCCACCGCCGACCGCGCTCGCCCCGGCCGCGTTCGCCCCCGCCGGCCGCGCTCGCCACCGCCGGCCGAGCTCGCCCCTGCAGGCCGCCGCAGCCCACCCCCGCCCCGGCCGCGTTCGCCCCCGCCGGCCGCGCCCGCCCCTGCAGGCCGCTGCAGCCcgccggccgcgctcgccccCGCCGGCCACCTCCGTCCGTCCGCCCTAGCCGGCCACCTCCGTCTCGTCCCGTCCAGACCGCCCCAGGCCCCGCACCAGGCCGTCCAGGTTATGTCATTTGTGAGCTGATGGAGGCCACACAAGAGCTGGCCACAACAAATCCTGCTTAAAAGAGACACATGATTGAAAAAGGTGCATTTATTGTCAAACTAACCTTTACATCCAAACACCACCAAAGGCTAGAGTTAGTTTATGGTtagactaaggccctgtttggatccatgggctagagttagtttgagctagtttgagttcaactagccctaaagtatccaaacataagggttagattggagctagtttcatctaacccacccaaaaaaactatcccacccaagaggtgctaattggagctagttctcatggggttcattaaaaaaatatttttctctctctctcctactagccaagagatgctaattggagctagtacTCATGAGGTTCATTAAAAAATCATTTTTCTCTTTCCATAAAGTGcatctattgtcaatctaaccctttcatccaaacacctctttggctagagttagtttagggttagtcatgagctagaaactaactctaacctctagctaagttagagtatccaaacagggcctaaagttagaaactaactctaacctctagccctgttagagtatccaaacagggcctttgaTTCGAGGAAATAAAAGCAGAGCTGGAGACGGGAGCAaggtaaaaaaaaaaaaaagcaaagcGCGACGGCTTCATCATTGTGGTCACGCAAAAGCAGAGCAAAGCATGGCTGCCGGGGCGCTGTAGCGTGCTACACGGGCACGGCGAACGCGACGCCGGAGCAGGGCAGGGCATGTTGCAAAAGGGAAGTGTTCCCTCCTGCGATTCAAATGGATCGATCGAGTGACCCGTAGGAAAAAGTCAGGGCGCACAAGGTTCCAGGCCAGGGCTGCCGACGATGATGCACGCGGCAGGTCAACACGCCGCTGGGAGATGATGTGGTGGGCATGCCCGTGTTAGTTCATGGGGATTTTGTAGGGCACAGGTGGTGGATTCCGGCGAAATTCAGGGCGTCAGTCGGTGATGAGTGCCGGCCGTCGTGGCCCTGTGGTCAAAGCTGTTTCGTGGATTCCAAATTCATGACATCCATCGGACGGCCGGCGTGGACGCTGACTGGATTGCTGGCCTGGGGGTGTATCTTGTGAATGTGTGTGGTGGGACAGGTGGTCACCAGAGGTTAGGTCAGCCATGCACCAACTTTGAATTAAATGCGTCCAAGCAGACGATTGTCGAATCAAAAGTGCTACTACAGGGCTTTTCAGTTTCGAAATCTGGGATTCGTAAATCGTAATTCAACTAACAGTTCAATAGTTTGCTGCCTACTCCCGGAACTCTGGTGATCTCTGTATAACCGGACACTTATTTAGAACATCTATAACCGAACATAACAAATATAACCTCCTAAACGCCTACGAACTAGTTCGGTCAGTGATCAAGCAAGTCTTTTATTTGTCCATCCGTACAGTcatattttttacttttttttataTGTTTGGTTATTTTCACGTGATTGATGAAAaggaagaaagagagaaaaaatgaataaaaaacaaaaatatggtCTGAGATGGGGTCGCGTCTTACGTGACGGACTGATCATGCACGCCCGAGCGCGTCCGCAAGTCCTTATATTCTTtctatatttgagatggatatgagggttcgTTGACAGCCAGAATGTATAATGATGATATGAGGGATCCGATAGGAtcacttttcttcttctcttttttgtttgaacATTGTTCGAACGCGACGGGTTGTTTGAGGTATCCAGCTGTAGTGCTCTTACATGATTCTAAAGACACATGGACATAAAAAACACAGGAATATGATAGGATTGCATGTGCAAAACCGAGGATTGAAAAACACAgcttttttaaaacagaaacacgagattttttgcaaatttgaacATTTGGTTCACCTGAACAAGAAAACACAGACATTATATTGAACATGGTCAACTCAAAGTCAAACCACATGAAAAGATATAATAAGAATTCTAGGGATCTTGGTCTCGTTCTTGATGCGTAGGAATTTTACAAGAATGTCCAAGTGAATCACAAATTTTCTATGTTTTTCTTTTCAAACATATGTAGAATGAAATTTACCTTTATTTTTCATTGTTACATTTCTTTGAACGAAATGCATGAACAATGTCAACACAGGAAAGTCGATATCCATACGTATTCCGTCCACTCATCCTTTGAACCAACGAGGCCCTTATTAGTACCTTTATATAGTAGCACTCGAAGTAAATTTCAGATGTGATCATGTtaaaaaataatatttgaatgtgattgtaTAACCGGTGGGATTTTTCTTCTTCTAAAGTGTATTAAAAAAACATATTCCTCGTCCCTAAGAAAGGCGATTCACAAGCAAGAAATACTCCCTACCTTTCGTTGGCTCCGCTACCGGTCTCCCTCATCTCCAACGGGTCATGGAGGCATGGTAGACCTAAACCCTTACTCGCAGGAGGATTCTTGCTTCATTTTTATGCGTTTTAAAGGCTGATTAGGATTTGTCTACTGCTCAAGTAGGCAAGGCGATAACGTCTCCCTGAAGATGAATAAGATCTTCCCGCCCAGGTTCATCCTAACAGTGCGCTTAGAGTTGTCGAAGAACGTGTGGAGGTGTGTCTTCCACTTGTCTCGTGGGATTCATTCGAATTTGGTCTTTGATGAAACTTCGTGAATCTAGCCTTTATTCGCATGTGTTTGTGTTTCTACACATTagagcatctccagttgttcggtCCCCCAAGGGCTTGAAATAGCGCCGCTTGGGAGCCAACCAACGAtatatttgggggggggggggggctcgagtTCCCAGCCGAGCCAACCTGAGCCCCCAAGTTCGCCGCCTAGCCGCCGAGTTCGGCCCAAATACGACGCAAAATTGGCCCAAATTCGACACACTTCGGCACAAATTCAACAAAAACTACTTAAATCAATATAAATCAAATAGTTCAACCAAGCAAGCTCATAattcaaacacaaattaaaaCACATTGAACTAGGCGTTGACCTTGAGCCTCCATATGTGTTCCACCAGATCGTGCTGCAGTTCTTGATGAACCTATGGGTCTCGGATCTCCTCACTCATATTGAGGAAGGCAGCCCATGTTGCCGATACCTAATGATCAACAAATGCAAGAGGACCGTGCGTGAAATGTGGTTCAATGTCAACCACTCGCTTCTCATGCtcgctctcaatgatcatgttgtgtaAGATGACACAACAATTCATCACCTCCAACATCGGAGATTTCAACCAGGTGAAAGCGGGATACCGGACAACAGCAAATCGAGATTGGAGCACATCAAATGCctgctcgacatccttcctacaAGCCTCCTGACACTTAGCAAAGTAGGAGTTCTTGCCTCGTGGCAGAGGGTTTGAGATAGTCTTCATAAATGTGGACAATCTTGGATAGATGCCATCTGCTAGGTAGTATCTCTTACTGTAGTGGCGCCCATTGACCTCGGAGTTGACCGGAGGAGCATGATATTCAACAAGCTTGGCAAAGACATCCGAGCACTCCAGTacattgatgtcattgtgagttcCTGACATACCAAAGGAGTGCCAAACCCAGAGGTCCTGTGTGGCCACTGGCTCAAGTACCACATTGCAAGATCTTTTGGCACATTCGTACATCCCGTGCCAAGCAAACGGGCAGTTTGTCCATGTCCAATGCATGTAGTCGATGCTTCCAAGCATCCTAGGATATCCTCTTGTTGCATTCTCTGCTAGGATCCGAGCAGTGTCTTCAGCATTGGATTGTGGTCCACACACTACCACCACTGCCGTGCAAAAATTCTACAAACACTCAATGACGATGGACTCGACCATGCGTCCATATTCTTTCTGTATATCATCAGGAGCTTCAtatgcaagcatcctcatagctGTCGTGCACTTCTAGAGTGAGGAGAATCCAACAGTGCCAGTCCAATCTTTCTTGCAAATGAAATAGTTGTCGAACTTTCGGATGCCATTCAAAATCCTTAGGAAGACCTTCCGGCCCATCCAATAACGGCGCCGAAATACTTCCTCGCCGTGGAGTGGAGCAGTGGTGAAGTAATCAGCATACAACAAGCAATAGCCCTCCATTCGATGCGTGTGTTGCTCTTGCAGTGGCCCAATGCTAAGCCACGTTGTCGCGGATTCGCATTCTACGTGAACTAGTTGGCCAAGGCGGCGAGGATCATGAGGTGCTCTTCGTCATCGGCGTAagcctcatcttcctcctccatcaAAGCTGTGAACGCCTCCTTGTCGTCCGAGTCCATCACCGAACACCTCGCGGGCATGGTGTATGGGCAGCCGCCGGTATCCTCACCTGCGTGGTCGGAGTCTTGAAGAGCTCGCCCAGTAGCGGGATGGCATGGAACCACTCTCTTTATGGCGGGGCAATGGCCTTTCTAGCGACGGAGGAGCGATGGTGGACAGGTGGGTGGCGCCGAGATCGGCATGGTGGCAAAAGGGGAAGTGTCGTCCTACCGCTCGCGGACGAATCTTGACGGGAAAAAGGCGTTTCGCCCCTGACAGTGCTGGCCCACACACCACTTTTCCTTCCGCTGGAGCCCCCAAGTGTCCCCGATTGCGCTGGGTTCCGCCTGGGATCGCCGAGCCAAAAAATGGACCGAGCGAGCGGAATTCGGCTTCGAGGGGGCGCGAATGGGTCGTTTTTTCAGCGTCAACGATAAAAAGGGTCTGTGGGGGTGCGTTGGCGCCGCGATTGGAGATGCTCTTGGATCTTTCAATCCATGCTTATCTTCATAGATGATGCTTGTTATTCTAGTGCAATGATCCTTTGGGGGCTTATCACGATGAATTTTCGATTGTATACTACAAGAAAGTTTCCCCACTCTGGCGGGGGAGAGGCTATGCATGTGATGGCGACACGTCCTATGTTTTCTCGAGTGATTGTAGTTGTTACTAGGTGGTCTAGAGGCCTTGATATAATTTTGGTTAGTTCTAATGATCTTTGTACTCTCGTGATAGTTGATGAATAAATTAAAAGTTTTTTCAAAAACCCCAAACATATTTTTTCGGAATGGAAATTACCCTGCATTCATTAAGAGGAAAAGAGTTGTTGAGTTAATAGGGAAAAACCAAGTGAAAACTAGATTGCCCGGTTAATTATGGAAAATCGGACGAAGACCGTTACAACCGTTGAGCGGCACACATAAAAAGACCACGTACACCACTCCAAGGAGGGTCTCGACAAGATAGCACACacgcgtcatcgtcatcactctTCCCTTAGAGGCGTCATCGCCATCCCTACACTCTCAGCAAACGACTCCGACTCCTCCGTTGGCGATCGTTCACCCAACCCACACTGTAGCGGACATGTGAAGCTGCATGAAATATATGCCAAAGTCTCAACCACGTGCGGTGAGACGACGCAACTCCGATTCCGACGAAGAACTTTGTAGGACAAAATCAGGCACGACTGGTGTCACGGGAGATCGCCGAACAGGCCACTTGTAGCCAGTCATCGTATACGGCAGGGTGCCGCCGCCACAACTTCGACTGCATAGCAACAAACAAACCGAAGCAAAATTGCGGACACGCTGAAGAAGAGTCGACTACTGCAACGATTGCTGTGTCGCCGACATCACTCCCACCATTATCATTGCCAGTGAAGTATGGACGCCACACCTGCCGCCAACCGCCATCCACCGGTCCCGCTCGACAACGCCAAACTCCCAAGACGAAGCCCCCAAGAGGGAATACAACACCATCGTCGATCATAGATCAAGGTTTCCGTAGAGAGGCTGAAATGGACAAATCCACGTAGGAGGGGTGGGGAACAAGCAACGATGCCTCCATGAAGGTCAACGAAGACCACAACCGCCGCCATGGCTAGTCACGACACAAGGCCAAGACATGGTTTTCACCAAGCTCCACAACACCTGAGCCGCACATCATCCCGCATTGGTGTCGGTAAGCCCACCAAACATCACCACCATCAAAGTTGTTTGCCGACGAAGAGGCACCAATATCCGCCGCAGCCAACCGCACCTCGCGGAGACCACCAGTGGTCGGAAACCAGATCCGCATCACACGCTGTCGGAGCGCACATCCTCGCTGCCATGGGCCTTCGATCCGCCCACCCATAGGGGCGTCCACGTGATGCAAGAGCACGCAGACACCCAACGGCCGTGCCCATCGCGGGAAGCCGCCGCTCGAGCATTGTATAGGCCGCTCAAGCCCCTCCACCATATGCTCCGCCAGGGCCTCGCTGCCAATACCTCCAACGCTCCCCCGACACGAACCAACACCTCGCCGCCCCGAACACCACGAAATCGATGCCACACGCCGCGCCAGCCGTAACCCGCGCTATCCCAGCTTGCTCCCCACGTCCGCACGCCAGCGCCGCACCTGGCCGCCACGCGCCTCATCGTGCGCCAGCTGCGACCCTCGCCTTACGTCCGCGTTGCATCTTGACGCCGCGCCCCTCGCCATGCGCTCGTGCCGCATCTGGACGCCACACGCCCGCGCTACACCTGGCCACCACGTGCCGCCCCCATCCTCAGACCACCAAAACCGCGCCAGCCGGCCCGCGTTCctttcggagcccgacgagcctcCACGTCAGATTTGCCCGAGCGCCATTCAGAGAGATGCCCCACTGCCACCATCTGTGGAGCTTGGCCGGGCTTCATCGACGGTGTCCTCAAGCGGCGGCGAGGtgagggggaggggggggggtatcTCTTGTTTAGACTAAACCTCAATATATTTATTGTTATGTATTGAAATATATTGGTATGTGAACACGAGATTCCCTATTTTACCTTCGACCTAGCGACAGCAACCATCCATTTGATGCATGGGCCATTCCACCTTGTTGAGACCCCTCTCGTGTTAACTCCCTTGAGACTCCAGCCATCCGATTTAAAGTACTCGTGACATAGCGTTGAGGCATTATTCGACGTGCAGAAGTTCACGAGGCATGATTCGGTCCAAGGTTTGGTAGAGCTAGAGCGTGCATGCAGTTACTCCTGCACCCACCTACCTATACACAAGTTGGTCTACATATGTTAACGTGCGTGGCAAACGTGTGGCTCGAACCAGTGCAGATCGACTCTGATAAACTCTGCACCTCTAATTAGTGCATCTACATCTACATAGTAGTATACATTTGCTTTTAATTAAAGATGCGGGCTAATGCAGACCTGACAGTGTTCCAACAAACATAATGCAGATTTTGACTGCTGAAAGTTCATGACAGGGGCGGCAGGAAAGGCATACAGACAGAGGAAAAGTCGAGTTGAATTGGTTGCATTGCATGCACGTATGTTTGCTGACAACTTAATAAGTATTAGGGACGATAAGCTGCGCCACCATTTAAATGCTACTCACTAGGTAGGAAGCATGCCATGCAGCCGTACGCGGCTCACGATAATGCGACGTACAATACTCGCAAATCAGTCAGTAGTGTTTCCACTAGCTGCCTGCCTCCCCGGTTGGAACCCTGTTTCGCACACAAGTCAAACTCAACTTTTTATGGCTACAGGGATTTTAAAACGGTACGTGTGTGCTGTGCCGATCATTGGGTGCACGAGCTAGCTAGCTTCCCAGGGCAAGCAGACAAGGGGTAGAGAAGGTAAAAACATGACAAGCCAAACATCGCAGAGGTGTGTGCATGCTGACATGCATGagtagggaggggaggggagggccaTCGCATTGCAAGCCGGGCAGTGTACCACGAGTGTAGCACGTACCACGTCCGTTCGTTGTGCGACAGGATGgcaaaaaaaaaacacaaaatagtAGCAGTCTGGCGGGAGATCGAGATAAGTGGGGTGTGGATCGGCTCGGTCGGTATGGTTCATGCGTATTATCAATGCGGCATGCACATGCATGCCTGGTCGTACTACTACGGTACGGAGTAGATTGGCTAGAGCCTAGATGCGTGGAAGATCGGATACGGTGGTCAATCATGTCGTAGCTAGTAGAGTATCATGGCATGGCCGCATGGATCTCCCAGCCAATTTGGGCCGCGCCGGCGCGCAAGCGGGATCATGATGCCGTGTCGCGGCCGGccggacaccaccaccaccgtcgcccGCTTGCCGCTTATATTTACTTCTCGTGACAACATTTAGCGTCGCGGTGGCGACCTACCTGAGGTTGGTGGCGGAACTGGTCTTTGCTGCCGCTTCAGTTATGCACGCCAGCCTTGCGCGCCCACCACCTCAGATCGAGATGAGGAAATGATTTCTGAACCGGTCGACGTCCAAGGCAGAGAGCGGCGGGCAAGTGCGTGGCGATGGcggcctgcatgcatgcatgcattatggATCGGTTCCCGTCCTCGACGTTTGTTtagccatgcccacaatgcatagCCTCAGTGTGATAGCCCCATATGTCATGTGAGATTggatttattttttaaaatagaTTCGGATAATCAAGCGGGTCCTATGCAAAATATGGATGATTAAAGAAAAAAAGATGTGGTCCGATGTAAAAATCTGAAAAAGGTTAGAATGAAAAGTAGAGATGCATGTGTATTAGagtctttattttttattctttGATGAGGCACCATGATGGTAGGTTGCATTAAAGAGAAAAAGTAAATATAAATTCCTGAAGCTACTTTTAATCAAGAGGCATCCCTATCCATATGCCATCATTGTACATGCACTAAGAGCATCTTCAGCCGCTTAAACACGTCTTAAACGTTCGGACAACCCGTCTGATCATTGACTGGTCATAAAAAATTAACACAATTAGACCCTTCATATCCGTCTTAAACGTTTGGACTGATCGGTATCTTTCATATTCATCTCAAACATGAGCATGATATGAGGGCTCGTAGATGCGTCCGGACACATCCGATCAGTCCGTCACGTAGAACGCGAATCCCATCCTAGACCATTTTTTTTATtcactctttttttttctttttctccatcaACCACATGCAAGTGAC
This region includes:
- the LOC123395994 gene encoding uncharacterized protein LOC123395994 isoform X1 yields the protein METAQERELLQLQLQGWPFHAMPPSFDAGSAYSGSGSSMSSDSFLLGWEPPFGGCFGLADAQLHDLFPLCMEPLPLSPAATSTAADFPAEREQQVPAPAAMPNGELGDLLLNFWDAGDAREQPVAINSGCVAPQQEKSSQSSAATATNSFLYDEDDLLGSIFSKRPTLAEEAPVFLTPAEAEPLPSASSSSSCHAGPPACRARAQDTTTRPSGARAPPPLPRCSSSSLKRATPEAASESTEAESGGKRRKASSGSVVCPFAVLKPDGLDGGATLADINARILMRPARPVRHPVGEYACAPRVLAADAPGISGRAVSGFTRLHTPGRGTITIMRTRGC
- the LOC123395994 gene encoding uncharacterized protein LOC123395994 isoform X2 — encoded protein: METAQERELLQLQLQGWPFHAMPPSFDAGSAYSGSGSSMSSDSFLLGWEPPFGGCFGLADAQLHDLFPLCMEPLPLSPAATSTAADFPAEREQQVPAPAAMPNGELGDLLLNFWDAGDAREQPVAINSGCVAPQQEKSSQSSAATATNSFLYDEDDLLGSIFSKRPTLAEEAPVFLTPAEAEPLPSASSSSSCHAGPPACRARAQDTTTRPSGARAPPPLPRCSSSSLKRATPEASESTEAESGGKRRKASSGSVVCPFAVLKPDGLDGGATLADINARILMRPARPVRHPVGEYACAPRVLAADAPGISGRAVSGFTRLHTPGRGTITIMRTRGC